One stretch of Candidatus Obscuribacterales bacterium DNA includes these proteins:
- a CDS encoding peptidoglycan-binding protein has translation MDIFNVRQLGTRVSLPPVLLSSARRGQPCQRFSNRSQPDSRQGLGLGCRLGFWIGLLGLSGLYAAPGFAQAPTLRLQDEVTPQGSSNLISQALVLRRGSSGAPVERLQRALQDLGYYDGPITGFFGALTETAVRQFQSDSGLPADGIVGASTETALFGTPVAPASTAPASTSGLLRRGSTGAQVVALQERLAELGYYTGSIDGDFGAGTDTALRAFQSRNNLTVDGIVGPGTESALRSSSAVAAAAPTPTPAPTPAPTTPPARVPDPDDGILEFGESGSEVLTLQTLLQSLGFYQGGLDGIYGPGTRDAVTAFQRSQALTPDGVAGAQTRARLDQVAATPPATPPATPPATPPVVSVPPPVTPAPTTPAPTTPAPAADTVGRFSVLELQRRLADRGLYTGPIDGVLGPATRTAIQAAQRAYNLNESDILQGQF, from the coding sequence ATGGATATTTTCAACGTGCGTCAACTGGGAACGAGAGTCAGCTTACCCCCGGTGCTTCTGTCCTCAGCACGACGAGGGCAACCCTGCCAGCGCTTCTCCAACCGTTCACAACCGGATTCACGTCAAGGCTTAGGACTGGGATGCCGCCTAGGGTTCTGGATCGGGTTGCTGGGTTTGTCTGGGCTCTATGCTGCACCAGGCTTTGCCCAAGCTCCAACTTTAAGGCTGCAGGATGAGGTAACGCCGCAAGGGTCATCCAACCTCATCAGCCAAGCCCTCGTATTGCGTCGAGGTTCATCCGGAGCCCCTGTAGAACGTCTCCAGCGCGCCCTCCAGGATCTAGGCTACTACGATGGCCCGATCACAGGCTTTTTTGGCGCTCTCACGGAAACAGCGGTACGGCAGTTTCAATCAGATTCTGGGTTGCCTGCGGATGGCATTGTCGGTGCATCGACGGAGACAGCCCTATTTGGCACTCCTGTTGCTCCAGCCTCCACTGCACCAGCCAGCACATCTGGCTTGCTCCGACGCGGCAGTACCGGCGCACAGGTCGTTGCTTTGCAGGAACGTCTAGCAGAGTTGGGCTACTACACAGGCAGTATTGATGGAGACTTTGGTGCTGGCACTGACACGGCGCTACGAGCGTTCCAATCCCGTAATAACCTAACGGTGGACGGCATCGTGGGCCCGGGTACAGAGTCAGCCTTGCGTAGTTCCTCTGCTGTAGCAGCCGCAGCGCCGACTCCGACACCTGCCCCAACACCTGCTCCAACCACTCCACCGGCCAGAGTGCCCGATCCCGATGATGGGATTTTAGAATTTGGTGAATCTGGCTCAGAAGTGCTGACCCTCCAAACCCTGCTTCAGTCTCTCGGGTTTTACCAGGGAGGACTAGACGGAATCTACGGCCCCGGTACTCGGGATGCCGTCACGGCCTTTCAACGGTCTCAGGCCCTGACGCCAGATGGGGTAGCCGGGGCCCAAACCCGCGCTCGGCTCGACCAAGTTGCCGCTACCCCGCCGGCAACGCCACCGGCAACGCCACCGGCAACCCCACCGGTTGTTAGTGTGCCGCCACCTGTAACCCCAGCCCCAACAACCCCAGCCCCCACAACCCCAGCTCCCGCCGCAGACACAGTGGGACGATTTAGCGTGCTGGAACTGCAGCGACGACTTGCCGATCGCGGCTTGTATACGGGGCCCATCGATGGAGTCTTAGGCCCAGCGACCCGCACTGCTATCCAGGCAGCTCAACGGGCGTACAATCTCAATGAGTCTGATATTCTCCAAGGGCAGTTCTAA
- the hemF gene encoding oxygen-dependent coproporphyrinogen oxidase: MVHSPINPSTANPITTAPPADSHDRIRQFLQGLQDQICQRLEALDGQSTFQEDSWEREEGGGGRSRVIREGRVFEQGGVNFSEVWGNTLPPSILNQRPEAKGHKFYATGTSMVLHPRNPYVPTVHLNYRYFEAGPVWWFGGGLDLTPYYPFAEDATHLHQTLKQACDRHHPDYYPTFKQWCDEYFYLKHRNETRGVGGIFFDYQDGRRQELYQGPDPAGPAAAYSRNLGDVEPRSWEQIFAFVQDCGNAFLPAYVPIVERRQDTEYSDRQRQFQLYRRGRYVEFNLVYDRGTIFGLQTNGRTESILMSLPPLVRWEYDYKPEANTPESELYDVFLKPQDWVNWQS; the protein is encoded by the coding sequence ATGGTACATTCTCCAATTAACCCGTCTACAGCCAATCCCATCACAACAGCACCTCCGGCAGACTCCCACGATCGCATCCGCCAGTTTCTCCAAGGGCTCCAGGATCAAATTTGTCAGCGCCTTGAAGCCTTAGATGGCCAAAGCACGTTTCAAGAAGATTCTTGGGAGCGCGAAGAGGGCGGTGGCGGCCGGTCACGGGTGATTCGAGAGGGCCGAGTCTTTGAACAGGGCGGCGTTAACTTTTCGGAAGTCTGGGGCAATACCCTACCACCCTCCATTTTGAATCAGCGTCCTGAAGCTAAGGGTCACAAATTCTACGCCACGGGTACCTCCATGGTGCTGCATCCTCGCAATCCCTACGTGCCGACGGTGCATTTAAACTATCGCTACTTTGAAGCCGGGCCCGTGTGGTGGTTTGGCGGTGGTCTGGATCTTACCCCCTACTACCCCTTTGCAGAAGATGCCACCCACCTGCACCAAACCCTTAAGCAAGCCTGCGATCGCCACCATCCCGACTACTATCCAACCTTTAAGCAGTGGTGCGATGAGTATTTCTACTTGAAGCATCGGAACGAAACTCGGGGCGTCGGCGGCATTTTCTTTGACTACCAAGATGGCCGCCGTCAAGAGCTCTATCAAGGCCCGGATCCCGCTGGCCCCGCTGCTGCCTATAGCCGCAACCTCGGCGACGTTGAACCGCGCAGTTGGGAACAGATCTTCGCCTTTGTGCAAGACTGTGGCAATGCATTTTTGCCTGCCTATGTGCCGATTGTGGAACGCCGTCAGGATACTGAATACAGCGATCGCCAGCGGCAGTTCCAGCTCTACCGTCGCGGGCGCTACGTAGAATTCAACCTCGTCTACGATCGCGGCACCATCTTCGGTCTCCAAACCAATGGTCGCACCGAGTCTATTTTGATGTCTCTACCGCCCCTAGTGCGCTGGGAGTATGACTACAAACCAGAAGCCAACACGCCAGAATCCGAACTCTACGATGTTTTCTTGAAGCCCCAAGACTGGGTTAACTGGCAGTCCTAA
- a CDS encoding STAS domain-containing protein has translation MSHKASAVINRLRLDDHRDLVTWAIARCLDLIPRGDRYGSRASFLAPYSQRKLSIPMEQTEHKTQDGRTVIVMAPTGRLDITTAWQFRLKLQECISSVSPHVVINLGQVNFIDSSGLTSLVAGMRDADKNKGSFRLCNVHPEAKLVFEVTMMDSVFDIYETEEDALSRTSSNLK, from the coding sequence ATGTCTCATAAGGCATCGGCCGTCATCAATCGCCTTAGACTCGACGATCATAGGGATCTCGTCACGTGGGCGATCGCCCGTTGTCTAGACCTCATTCCTAGGGGCGATCGTTACGGGTCAAGAGCATCTTTCCTAGCACCCTACTCTCAACGCAAGCTGAGCATTCCCATGGAGCAGACAGAACACAAAACCCAAGATGGCCGAACGGTGATTGTGATGGCTCCAACAGGACGATTAGACATCACCACCGCCTGGCAGTTTCGCCTCAAACTCCAAGAATGTATTTCCAGCGTCAGCCCCCATGTTGTGATCAACTTGGGGCAGGTTAACTTTATTGATAGTTCTGGGCTCACATCCCTAGTGGCTGGAATGCGCGACGCAGATAAAAACAAAGGCAGCTTTCGCCTATGTAACGTTCATCCAGAAGCGAAACTCGTCTTTGAAGTGACGATGATGGACTCTGTGTTTGACATCTATGAAACCGAAGAAGATGCCTTGAGTCGCACATCTAGCAACTTGAAGTAG